The genome window CCTCACCAGCCCGCACGCTCACGCCAGAATTTTAAGCATAGACACCTCGGAGGCAGAAAAACTCCCGGGGGTTAAGGCTGTCATAACCCATGAAGATGTACCAAGCCTGAAGTACGGGATCAGCCCGGCCCGGTGGGATGAAAATATTTTTTGCATTGACAAGGTCCGTTACGTGGGCGACAAGGTGGCAGCGGTGGCTGCCATCGACGAAGATACTGTTTATAAGGCCCTTAAGCTAATCAAGGTAGAGTATGAAGTTTTACCTGCCGTCTTTGACCCCATAGAAGCAATGAAAGAGGGCGCGCCGCAGGTTCACGACGAGTACCCGCGCAATCTAAACGCGGAAATTCACCAGAATTTCGGCGACGTGGAGAAAGCTTTTGAGGAAGCTTATTACGTACGCACCGACCGGTTTGTAGGGAACCGCACCTACCAGGCTCCGATTGAGCCCCACTCCGCCATATCGATCTGGGAAGGCGGCAAGTTGACCGTTTACACCAGTACACAGTCCCCGCACTACTTTCAATACTACATCGCCCGGGAGTTCGGCTTGAAAATGGGTGACGTGCGGGTTATCAAGACCTTTGTGGGCGGAGGATTCGGGGGTAAACTGGAGCCCACCGGGCTGGAGTTTGCCGGGGCTGTTTTATCCCGGATTACCGGCCGCCCCGTCAGGATGTTCTACGACCGCGCCGAAATGTTTGCCCATAACCGCGGCCGCCACCGCCAGTTCATGGAGATCACCACCGGCGTGGATAAAGACGGCAAGATCCTCGGCGTACACGCCAACTTCGTCCAGGACGGCGGGGCTTACACCAGCCTTGGCATTGCTACCGCTTACTATGCCGGGGCCATGCTTACTTTGACATATGATTTTAAAAACTATAAGTTTGACATGCACCGGGTTTATACCAACCTGCCGGCCTGCGGCGCTCAGCGGGGCCACGGCGCTCCGCAGCCGAGGTATGCGTTTGAATGCCACTTGGATCATGTTGCCCAGCACCTGGGGATTGACCCGCTGGAACTAAGGCTGCGCAACGCCCGCCAGCCAAATACAATTACCCCTAATGAATTTGGGGTGAATTCCTGCGAACTGACGGCCTGTATTGAAAAAGCCCGGGAAATTTCCGGTTGGAATGAAAAGAAAGGGAAGTTGCCCCGGGGAAGGGGTATCGGCATTGCTGTGGGCAGCTTTGTTACCGGCGCGGGGTATCCCATTTACCGGACCGACCTGCCCCATGCTTCGGCCATAATCAAGGTGCATGAGGACGGTACTGCTGCTACCCTGTACACCGGGGCTACCGATATCGGGCAGGGTTCCGACACAATCCTTTGCCAGATGGCCGCAGAGGCAATGGGCTTCACTTATGAAAATATGAAGATAGTGTCTGCCGACACTGAAACTACCCCCCACGATTTTGGAGCTTACGCCAGCCGCCAGACGCTCATGTCCGGCTCAGCCGTGAAACAGGCCGGTGAAGAGGTCAAGAAGCAGGTTTTAGAAATGGCTTCGGTCATGATGGAATTGGACGTTGATGACCTGGACTGCCGGGAAGCCGTAGTCTTTAGCAAGTCAAACCCCGAAATCACCAGGCCCTTCGGGGAAATAGCGAGAGAATTCTTTGTCAAAAAAGGCCCGCTGGTTGGACGCGGGGTCTATGCCCCGCCCAAGCTTGGCGGCAAGTTTAAAGGAGCGCCCGTGGGAACCTCACCGGCCTACAGCTTTGCGGCGCAAATCAGCGAGGTTGAGATTGACGAGGAGACCGGTGAAATTAACGTAAAGGAAGTTTGGGACGTCCATGACTGCGGTATGGTGATTAACCCGTCGCTGCTGCACGGCCAGGTCCACGGCGCTCTCTTTATGGGTATGGGCGAGTCTG of Pelotomaculum isophthalicicum JI contains these proteins:
- the hcrA gene encoding 4-hydroxybenzoyl-CoA reductase subunit alpha, with amino-acid sequence MDEKYSVIGKSVPKMDGRVKVTGQAKYTGDLKFPNMLVGKILTSPHAHARILSIDTSEAEKLPGVKAVITHEDVPSLKYGISPARWDENIFCIDKVRYVGDKVAAVAAIDEDTVYKALKLIKVEYEVLPAVFDPIEAMKEGAPQVHDEYPRNLNAEIHQNFGDVEKAFEEAYYVRTDRFVGNRTYQAPIEPHSAISIWEGGKLTVYTSTQSPHYFQYYIAREFGLKMGDVRVIKTFVGGGFGGKLEPTGLEFAGAVLSRITGRPVRMFYDRAEMFAHNRGRHRQFMEITTGVDKDGKILGVHANFVQDGGAYTSLGIATAYYAGAMLTLTYDFKNYKFDMHRVYTNLPACGAQRGHGAPQPRYAFECHLDHVAQHLGIDPLELRLRNARQPNTITPNEFGVNSCELTACIEKAREISGWNEKKGKLPRGRGIGIAVGSFVTGAGYPIYRTDLPHASAIIKVHEDGTAATLYTGATDIGQGSDTILCQMAAEAMGFTYENMKIVSADTETTPHDFGAYASRQTLMSGSAVKQAGEEVKKQVLEMASVMMELDVDDLDCREAVVFSKSNPEITRPFGEIAREFFVKKGPLVGRGVYAPPKLGGKFKGAPVGTSPAYSFAAQISEVEIDEETGEINVKEVWDVHDCGMVINPSLLHGQVHGALFMGMGESVWEEVVFNDKGKILNPNLAEYRMPTALDMPKIVSELVESFEPAGPWGVKEVGEGATIPTMGCYSNAIYDAAGVQVNTLPLSYEKVWRALKEKKEKEGKI